A single genomic interval of Daucus carota subsp. sativus chromosome 1, DH1 v3.0, whole genome shotgun sequence harbors:
- the LOC108204935 gene encoding monooxygenase 2 isoform X2, producing MAINTEDGRELRSFKFKEEDESQEVRAVERGILLETLANQLPPDAIRFSSKLAKIDKGGSGETLLKLTDGTQLSAKIVIGCDGIRSPIATWMGFPEPKYVGHCAFRGLAFYPDGQPFEPKVNYIYGRGVRAGYVPVSPTKVYWFVCFNSSTPGPKITDPSVLKKQTGELVKNWPLELLNIIDVTPDDTIIRTPLVDRWLWPTISPSASTGSVVLVGDAWHPMTPNLGQGACCALEDAVVLARKLASAIKSEPKSVENALKSYETERWPRIFPLTIRANLVGTLLQLDNPLVCSVRNNIVIPKVVRLGPILEHTNFECEPLS from the exons ATGGCAATAAATACAGAAGATGGAAGGGAGTTGCGCTCATTTAAGTTCAAAGAGGAAGACGAGAG CCAAGAGGTTCGTGCTGTGGAGAGGGGAATACTTCTTGAGACTCTTGCAAATCAGCTTCCACCAGATGCAATTCGTTTTTCTTCAAAACTTGCTAAGATTGATAAAGGCGGAAGTGGTGAAACATTGCTAAAACTCACGGATGGAACCCAATTATCTGCTAAG ATTGTGATAGGCTGTGATGGTATCCGCTCCCCAATAGCTACATGGATGGGATTTCCAGAGCCTAAATATGTAGGACATTGTGCTTTTCGTGGTCTTGCATTTTACCCAGACGGACAGCCATTTGAGCCAAAGGTGAACTACATTTATGGTAGAGGGGTACGAGCTGGATATGTCCCAGTTTCCCCTACAAAAGTTTACTGGTTCGTTTGCTTTAACAGCTCAACCCCAG GTCCAAAGATAACTGATCCTTCGGTCTTGAAGAAGCAAACTGGTGAACTAGTTAAGAACTGGCCACTGGAGCTCCTAAACATCATAGATGTGACACCTGACGATACAATTATCAGAACGCCACTAGTAGACCGATGGTTGTGGCCAACCATAAGCCCTTCTGCGTCAACTGGCAGTGTGGTGCTGGTTGGCGATGCATGGCACCCTATGACTCCCAATCTGGGACAGGGTGCTTGCTGTGCCCTGGAGGATGCAGTAGTTTTGGCAAGGAAGCTTGCATCAGCAATCAAGTCCGAACCAAAATCCGTTGAAAATGCACTTAAGTCCTACGAAACTGAAAGATGGCCGCGGATTTTTCCATTAACCATTCGTGCAAATCTCGTTGGGACTCTCCTGCAGTTGGATAATCCTCTGGTATGCTCTGTTCGGAACAATATTGTTATTCCTAAGGTAGTAAGGCTTGGACCGATACTGGAACACACAAACTTCGAGTGCGAGCCACTATCATAA
- the LOC108204935 gene encoding monooxygenase 2 isoform X1, which produces MLSSHSFLQNSPFLSTTRLLESKTRPFLSYNFRPSSFTICSSSVQSQKQDVVIVGAGIAGLATAVSLHRLGIESVVLEQAESLRTGGTSLTLFKNGWRVLDALGVGDYLRTQFLEIQGMAINTEDGRELRSFKFKEEDESQEVRAVERGILLETLANQLPPDAIRFSSKLAKIDKGGSGETLLKLTDGTQLSAKIVIGCDGIRSPIATWMGFPEPKYVGHCAFRGLAFYPDGQPFEPKVNYIYGRGVRAGYVPVSPTKVYWFVCFNSSTPGPKITDPSVLKKQTGELVKNWPLELLNIIDVTPDDTIIRTPLVDRWLWPTISPSASTGSVVLVGDAWHPMTPNLGQGACCALEDAVVLARKLASAIKSEPKSVENALKSYETERWPRIFPLTIRANLVGTLLQLDNPLVCSVRNNIVIPKVVRLGPILEHTNFECEPLS; this is translated from the exons CCTCCAGTTTCACAATATGTAGTAGTAGTGTTCAGAGCCAGAAACAAGATGTAGTCATTGTTGGAGCTGGAATTGCAGGCCTGGCTACTGCTGTCTCGCTACACAG GTTGGGAATTGAGTCGGTGGTACTTGAACAAGCAGAGTCATTGAGGACAGGAGGAACATCTCTGACATTGTTTAAGAATGGATGGAGGGTGTTGGATGCTTTGGGGGTTGGGGATTATCTCCGGACTCAGTTTCTTGAAATTCAAgg GATGGCAATAAATACAGAAGATGGAAGGGAGTTGCGCTCATTTAAGTTCAAAGAGGAAGACGAGAG CCAAGAGGTTCGTGCTGTGGAGAGGGGAATACTTCTTGAGACTCTTGCAAATCAGCTTCCACCAGATGCAATTCGTTTTTCTTCAAAACTTGCTAAGATTGATAAAGGCGGAAGTGGTGAAACATTGCTAAAACTCACGGATGGAACCCAATTATCTGCTAAG ATTGTGATAGGCTGTGATGGTATCCGCTCCCCAATAGCTACATGGATGGGATTTCCAGAGCCTAAATATGTAGGACATTGTGCTTTTCGTGGTCTTGCATTTTACCCAGACGGACAGCCATTTGAGCCAAAGGTGAACTACATTTATGGTAGAGGGGTACGAGCTGGATATGTCCCAGTTTCCCCTACAAAAGTTTACTGGTTCGTTTGCTTTAACAGCTCAACCCCAG GTCCAAAGATAACTGATCCTTCGGTCTTGAAGAAGCAAACTGGTGAACTAGTTAAGAACTGGCCACTGGAGCTCCTAAACATCATAGATGTGACACCTGACGATACAATTATCAGAACGCCACTAGTAGACCGATGGTTGTGGCCAACCATAAGCCCTTCTGCGTCAACTGGCAGTGTGGTGCTGGTTGGCGATGCATGGCACCCTATGACTCCCAATCTGGGACAGGGTGCTTGCTGTGCCCTGGAGGATGCAGTAGTTTTGGCAAGGAAGCTTGCATCAGCAATCAAGTCCGAACCAAAATCCGTTGAAAATGCACTTAAGTCCTACGAAACTGAAAGATGGCCGCGGATTTTTCCATTAACCATTCGTGCAAATCTCGTTGGGACTCTCCTGCAGTTGGATAATCCTCTGGTATGCTCTGTTCGGAACAATATTGTTATTCCTAAGGTAGTAAGGCTTGGACCGATACTGGAACACACAAACTTCGAGTGCGAGCCACTATCATAA